In one Verrucomicrobiales bacterium genomic region, the following are encoded:
- a CDS encoding thioredoxin family protein translates to MALTPSTMLPLGTAVPAFRLPDVVSGQIVSTSDFESAPVLVVMFLCNHCPYVVHVRSALADLARHYQTQAVAFVGINSNDVQKYPADSPERMKSEALAAGYTFPYLFDETQATAKAFRAACTPDFFVFDRQRCLVYRGQLDASRPGNGLPVTGVDLRAAIDAVLAGRPVSNTQKPSMGCNIKWKSGQAPDYFN, encoded by the coding sequence ATGGCTTTGACTCCCTCAACCATGCTCCCGCTGGGAACTGCAGTTCCCGCTTTCCGGCTTCCCGATGTCGTTTCGGGCCAGATCGTTTCGACCTCTGATTTCGAATCAGCGCCAGTGCTGGTGGTGATGTTTCTCTGCAATCATTGCCCCTACGTGGTTCACGTGCGTTCGGCTCTCGCCGACCTGGCCCGCCACTACCAAACCCAAGCCGTAGCGTTCGTGGGGATCAACAGCAACGATGTACAAAAATATCCGGCCGACAGTCCGGAGCGCATGAAATCGGAGGCGTTGGCTGCGGGGTACACGTTCCCGTATCTCTTCGATGAAACTCAAGCGACTGCCAAAGCCTTCCGTGCGGCGTGCACCCCCGATTTTTTTGTTTTCGACCGGCAGCGTTGTCTGGTGTATCGCGGTCAGTTGGATGCCAGTCGTCCGGGGAATGGGTTGCCCGTGACCGGCGTGGACCTGCGCGCGGCGATCGATGCCGTCCTAGCAGGCCGGCCGGTTTCGAACACTCAAAAGCCCAGCATGGGATGCAACATCAAGTGGAAATCGGGACAGGCACCGGACTACTTTAACTAA
- a CDS encoding ester cyclase translates to MHNNSTIVRRFIQDVLNEGKVDAAGEFFWDDMVEQVPLPGQGPGLAGLKDVLRGLRAAFPDMHWSVEEQIAEGDKVVTRFEWTGTHRGEFLGVGATGRPVRVWGVVIDRLEAGKIKDTRIIMDTMGLMVQLGVLPPG, encoded by the coding sequence ATGCACAACAACAGCACGATTGTCCGTCGGTTCATCCAAGACGTCTTGAACGAGGGTAAGGTCGACGCCGCGGGCGAGTTCTTTTGGGATGATATGGTAGAACAAGTACCTCTCCCGGGGCAGGGACCGGGCCTCGCCGGCTTGAAGGATGTCCTGCGTGGACTCCGAGCCGCGTTTCCGGACATGCATTGGAGCGTCGAGGAACAGATCGCGGAGGGGGACAAGGTGGTGACGCGGTTCGAATGGACGGGCACTCATCGCGGTGAGTTCCTGGGCGTTGGCGCCACAGGAAGGCCGGTCAGGGTGTGGGGCGTGGTCATCGATCGCCTGGAGGCAGGTAAAATCAAGGACACCCGAATCATCATGGATACGATGGGCTTGATGGTTCAGCTCGGCGTCTTACCGCCTGGATGA
- a CDS encoding L-lactate permease, translated as MNPELWLQNYDPLGAAWLSTLVAAIPVVLLLLCIGVFHVRIHWAAVIGLVAAMGVALLAYGMPAPMAGLTALYGGAYGLFPIGWIILNVIFLHQLTVDRGLFAVLRNSLAKIAPDARVQLILIAFAFGAFIEGVAGFGAPVAITGAILIQLGFKPLHASGLALIANTAPVAFGSLGIPLTTLSQVTGMDVYKLSAMVGRQLPFFSFIVPFWVVMAFVGWRRAWEVWPAAAVAGLAFAVPQFLVSNYHGPYLVDIISGACSIGATALLLRFWQPRQLYRLEPGTEAALATEEGQGAVVEKSKAPSVTMAWMPWMVLTAFILVWGTPAVKQRLDTWFPLKVQVPGLHGQIQRVPPVAPDSAKPEAAEFKLNLLSATGTAILLSAIVAGLAMGCSVSQLGRTWIQTVWKVRYSLITIACMLALGNVTKYSGADATLGLVLAKTGYWYPFFGTLLGWLGVALTGSDTASNVLFGSLQQITAQQTGISPYLMGAANSSGGVMGKMIDAQSIVVASTATRYFGKEGEILRYVFWHSVILACLLGVFVFLQARVAPFTEMVIH; from the coding sequence ATGAATCCAGAGCTCTGGCTGCAAAATTATGACCCGCTCGGTGCCGCCTGGTTATCCACCCTCGTTGCAGCCATCCCCGTTGTCCTCCTCCTCCTGTGCATCGGGGTGTTCCATGTTCGTATTCACTGGGCTGCCGTGATCGGCCTGGTCGCCGCGATGGGGGTTGCACTCCTCGCGTATGGCATGCCGGCTCCTATGGCTGGGCTCACCGCTCTCTATGGCGGTGCTTACGGGCTGTTTCCAATCGGATGGATCATTCTTAACGTCATCTTCCTGCATCAGTTGACGGTTGACCGAGGCTTGTTCGCAGTGCTCCGCAATAGCTTGGCTAAGATCGCGCCCGACGCTCGCGTTCAGCTGATCCTCATCGCGTTCGCCTTCGGTGCTTTCATTGAAGGCGTGGCAGGGTTCGGCGCGCCGGTGGCGATCACCGGGGCCATCTTGATCCAGCTCGGGTTTAAGCCCCTGCACGCCTCCGGTCTGGCCCTGATTGCCAACACCGCGCCCGTCGCCTTCGGATCGCTCGGCATCCCCCTCACGACCTTGAGCCAGGTGACGGGAATGGATGTTTACAAGCTGTCCGCAATGGTCGGCCGGCAGTTGCCCTTCTTCTCCTTCATCGTTCCTTTCTGGGTCGTCATGGCCTTTGTGGGCTGGCGTCGCGCCTGGGAGGTGTGGCCGGCTGCCGCGGTGGCCGGGCTGGCCTTTGCCGTCCCCCAATTCCTGGTGTCCAACTATCACGGTCCGTATCTGGTCGATATCATCTCGGGAGCCTGCTCCATTGGAGCCACCGCCTTGCTGCTCCGATTTTGGCAGCCCCGACAGCTTTATCGGTTGGAACCGGGGACCGAGGCGGCACTCGCCACCGAGGAGGGGCAAGGGGCCGTGGTGGAGAAATCCAAGGCGCCTTCGGTGACCATGGCTTGGATGCCCTGGATGGTTCTGACGGCATTCATCTTGGTGTGGGGCACGCCGGCCGTGAAGCAGCGCTTGGATACGTGGTTTCCGCTGAAGGTTCAGGTTCCGGGTCTGCATGGCCAGATCCAACGCGTTCCACCGGTCGCTCCCGATTCCGCCAAGCCCGAGGCCGCGGAGTTTAAGTTGAACCTGCTCTCCGCTACCGGCACCGCGATCCTGCTCTCGGCCATCGTGGCGGGGTTGGCGATGGGCTGCTCGGTATCCCAGCTCGGGCGAACCTGGATCCAGACCGTATGGAAGGTTCGCTACTCTCTGATTACCATTGCGTGCATGTTGGCCCTGGGGAATGTAACCAAGTATTCCGGGGCCGATGCCACCCTGGGATTGGTGTTGGCGAAGACCGGATACTGGTATCCCTTTTTTGGAACTCTGCTGGGATGGTTGGGGGTGGCGCTGACCGGTTCCGACACCGCTTCCAATGTCCTGTTTGGGAGCCTTCAGCAGATCACCGCCCAGCAGACCGGCATCAGCCCCTACCTCATGGGAGCGGCGAATAGTTCGGGCGGTGTGATGGGAAAAATGATCGATGCCCAGAGCATTGTAGTGGCCAGCACCGCGACCCGCTACTTTGGGAAGGAGGGGGAAATTCTGCGTTACGTGTTCTGGCACAGCGTGATACTCGCATGTCTCCTGGGAGTTTTTGTCTTCCTCCAGGCCCGGGTAGCTCCGTTTACCGAGATGGTAATTCATTAG